In Zingiber officinale cultivar Zhangliang chromosome 6A, Zo_v1.1, whole genome shotgun sequence, a single genomic region encodes these proteins:
- the LOC121997693 gene encoding probable mediator of RNA polymerase II transcription subunit 26b isoform X1 has product MITIAVVTSSSNCFAYFDRSKSVFFQEEKEKKGLKSSIRIRSLLDCLLITYIDCDSSPCALLTGDVAVAATPFSMAGSPVSLDYWRKFFRSANGDIFEVMEQAVVVAATDYPDEFRSRRAQLAEKLFTALLPRCFGCVGAADGEEGDGSVKRDDVVKRSNDDYGPEDLNGIVSNYSYDEAEALTEEIEEANEVVTEVSRIKQILVNYQDESDSVLFESLRRLQLMELSVEVLMATAIGRAVSGVRKHNSKQIRHLARTLIEGWKVLADEWVSATPAIPENSPDSINLPMEDEEGLPFPPLDEGALFATQTAPMQLSKFFDEMDDDGNFRNNNGSEENRENPSIQIYDPKQKQQLPKQATIPKDKGETRRQAPGIAADLKEDSSGQEWRCLSNPEDKGLVKQKVLVKQEKLRETFINQANQEAAVSKQRMPVSGSGKPSKLISEQKASTEAKLKRIQDNSALHRKSSGPMQDKTKHSEDAQIRAKLEIAKRKLQEGYQQAENAKKQRTIQVMELHDLPKKVVNKPQFSKSKNKIKGWANGRR; this is encoded by the exons ATGATCACGATCGCCGTCGTTACGAGTAGTAGTAACTGCTTTGCGTATTTCGATCGATCAAAATCTGTGTTTTTTCaagaggagaaagaaaagaaag ggTTAAAATCCTCGATCAGAATTCGATCTTTGCTCGATTGTCTCCTGATTACGTACATCGATTGTGATTCTTCCCCGTGTGCTTTGCTCACCGGCGACGTCGCCGTCGCCGCCACGCCGTTCTCCATGGCGGGCTCCCCCGTATCCCTCGATTACTGGCGGAAGTTCTTCCGCAGCGCCAATGGCGATATCTTCGAGGTGATGGAGCAAGCCGTGGTCGTGGCGGCGACGGATTACCCCGACGAGTTCCGGAGCCGGAGGGCTCAGTTGGCGGAGAAGCTCTTCACCGCCCTGCTCCCCCGGTGTTTTGGTTGCGTAGGCGCCGCCGACGGGGAGGAAGGCGACGGCAGCGTCAAGAGGGATGATGTGGTGAAACGTAGCAACGATGACTACGGGCCTGAGGATCTGAACGGGATCGTGAGCAACTACAGCTACGACGAGGCGGAGGCGCTCACGGAGGAGATCGAAGAGGCGAACGAGGTAGTCACTGAGGTTTCAAGGATAAAGCAGATCCTTGTCAACTACCAAGATGAG TCTGATAGTGTGTTGTTTGAATCCTTGAGAAGACTGCAGTTGATGGAACTCTCTGTTGAAGTACTTATG GCAACTGCAATCGGAAGGGCAGTTAGTGGTGTGCGGAAGCACAACTCTAAGCAAATTCGCCATCTTGCACGAACACTTATTGA GGGTTGGAAGGTTTTGGCTGATGAATGGGTAAGTGCTACACCTGCCATTCCAG AGAACTCTCCGGATTCCATAAATCTTCCTATGGAAGATGAGGAAGGTCTCCCTTTCCCTCCATTAGATGAAGGAGCTCTATTTGCTACCCAAACTGCTCCTATGCAGCTGTCTAAG TTCTTTGATGAAATGGATGATGATGGAA ATTTTAGAAATAATAATGGTTCTGAAGAGAACAGGGAAAACCCAAGCATTCAAATCTATGATCCAAAGCAGAAACAACAGCTTCCAAAGCAAGCGACAATCCCCAAAGATAAGGGAGAGACAAGGAGGCAAGCACCAGGGATTGCAGCAGACTTAAAGGAAGATTCAAGCGGACAAGAATGGCGATGTTTATCAAATCCTGAAGATAAAGGGCTGGTGAAGCAGAAAGTATTAGTTAAACAAGAAAAGCTTCGAGAAACATTTATTAACCAGGCAAATCAGGAAGCTGCTGTGAGCAAGCAAAGAATGCCTGTTTCTGGGTCTGGCAAACCGTCAAAGCTAATCTCTGAGCAGAAAGCTAGCACGGAGGCGAAACTGAAACGGATTCAAGACAATTCCGCACTTCATAGGAAGTCATCCGGACCTATGCAAGAT AAAACCAAACACTCAGAGGATGCCCAGATACGAGCAAAACTAGAAATCGCAAAGCGGAAGCTTCAGGAAGGGTACCAGCAAGCAGAAAACG CAAAAAAACAACGAACAATACAAGTGATGGAGCTGCATGATCTACCCAAAAAGGTCGTCAACAAGCCACAATTTTCAAAATCCAAGAACAAGATCAAGGGTTGGGCAAATGGTCGCCGCTAG
- the LOC121997693 gene encoding probable mediator of RNA polymerase II transcription subunit 26b isoform X2: MAGSPVSLDYWRKFFRSANGDIFEVMEQAVVVAATDYPDEFRSRRAQLAEKLFTALLPRCFGCVGAADGEEGDGSVKRDDVVKRSNDDYGPEDLNGIVSNYSYDEAEALTEEIEEANEVVTEVSRIKQILVNYQDESDSVLFESLRRLQLMELSVEVLMATAIGRAVSGVRKHNSKQIRHLARTLIEGWKVLADEWVSATPAIPENSPDSINLPMEDEEGLPFPPLDEGALFATQTAPMQLSKFFDEMDDDGNFRNNNGSEENRENPSIQIYDPKQKQQLPKQATIPKDKGETRRQAPGIAADLKEDSSGQEWRCLSNPEDKGLVKQKVLVKQEKLRETFINQANQEAAVSKQRMPVSGSGKPSKLISEQKASTEAKLKRIQDNSALHRKSSGPMQDKTKHSEDAQIRAKLEIAKRKLQEGYQQAENAKKQRTIQVMELHDLPKKVVNKPQFSKSKNKIKGWANGRR; the protein is encoded by the exons ATGGCGGGCTCCCCCGTATCCCTCGATTACTGGCGGAAGTTCTTCCGCAGCGCCAATGGCGATATCTTCGAGGTGATGGAGCAAGCCGTGGTCGTGGCGGCGACGGATTACCCCGACGAGTTCCGGAGCCGGAGGGCTCAGTTGGCGGAGAAGCTCTTCACCGCCCTGCTCCCCCGGTGTTTTGGTTGCGTAGGCGCCGCCGACGGGGAGGAAGGCGACGGCAGCGTCAAGAGGGATGATGTGGTGAAACGTAGCAACGATGACTACGGGCCTGAGGATCTGAACGGGATCGTGAGCAACTACAGCTACGACGAGGCGGAGGCGCTCACGGAGGAGATCGAAGAGGCGAACGAGGTAGTCACTGAGGTTTCAAGGATAAAGCAGATCCTTGTCAACTACCAAGATGAG TCTGATAGTGTGTTGTTTGAATCCTTGAGAAGACTGCAGTTGATGGAACTCTCTGTTGAAGTACTTATG GCAACTGCAATCGGAAGGGCAGTTAGTGGTGTGCGGAAGCACAACTCTAAGCAAATTCGCCATCTTGCACGAACACTTATTGA GGGTTGGAAGGTTTTGGCTGATGAATGGGTAAGTGCTACACCTGCCATTCCAG AGAACTCTCCGGATTCCATAAATCTTCCTATGGAAGATGAGGAAGGTCTCCCTTTCCCTCCATTAGATGAAGGAGCTCTATTTGCTACCCAAACTGCTCCTATGCAGCTGTCTAAG TTCTTTGATGAAATGGATGATGATGGAA ATTTTAGAAATAATAATGGTTCTGAAGAGAACAGGGAAAACCCAAGCATTCAAATCTATGATCCAAAGCAGAAACAACAGCTTCCAAAGCAAGCGACAATCCCCAAAGATAAGGGAGAGACAAGGAGGCAAGCACCAGGGATTGCAGCAGACTTAAAGGAAGATTCAAGCGGACAAGAATGGCGATGTTTATCAAATCCTGAAGATAAAGGGCTGGTGAAGCAGAAAGTATTAGTTAAACAAGAAAAGCTTCGAGAAACATTTATTAACCAGGCAAATCAGGAAGCTGCTGTGAGCAAGCAAAGAATGCCTGTTTCTGGGTCTGGCAAACCGTCAAAGCTAATCTCTGAGCAGAAAGCTAGCACGGAGGCGAAACTGAAACGGATTCAAGACAATTCCGCACTTCATAGGAAGTCATCCGGACCTATGCAAGAT AAAACCAAACACTCAGAGGATGCCCAGATACGAGCAAAACTAGAAATCGCAAAGCGGAAGCTTCAGGAAGGGTACCAGCAAGCAGAAAACG CAAAAAAACAACGAACAATACAAGTGATGGAGCTGCATGATCTACCCAAAAAGGTCGTCAACAAGCCACAATTTTCAAAATCCAAGAACAAGATCAAGGGTTGGGCAAATGGTCGCCGCTAG